The DNA sequence GTCCGAAAGTGACCAGGAGCGCCTGGATGCCGGGCTGCGCGCCCAGGGAGGAGATGGCCACCGGAACGACGAGGAAGAGAGAAAGGATAAGCAGGACCGAACCGATGAAGTTCAGGATGAGGGGAAGGTTCATCTCCTCCGGGCCCGTCTCACTCCAGGAGGCTCTCCACGTTCTTGATCGATTCCCGCAGGGTGAAGAAGATGAGCTTGTCGCCCTCGTGCACGGTGTCCTGGCCCGAGGGGATGATGATCTTGTTGTCCTCCCGGACGATGGCCCCCACCAGGGCGGACTTGGGCAGCCGGACGTCCTTGAGCTGCTTGTTGATGAGGGCCGAGGAGCCCCCGATGCGCGCCTCAAGGATCTCGGCCTTGTCATCGGCCACGGAGGTGATGGAAAGGATGTCCCCCCGCCGGACATATTTCAGGATGGAGCTTGCCGTGATGACGCGGGGGCTCAGGACGGCCTGAAGCCCCAGGCCGCGCGCCAGGGCGAGATAGTCCGGCCTGTTGACGATGGTGATGGTCTTTTTGGCCCCGAGGCGCTTGGCCAGGAGGGAGGACATTATGTTCAGCTCCTCGTTGTTGGAGACCGAGACGAAGGCATCCATGTCGGCGATATTCTCCTCCTTGAGCAGCGCCTCGTCGGAGCCGTCCCCATGAAGGACGATAGCCTTTCTCAGGCTCCGGCTGATGAACTTGGACCTTCCGGCGTCCCTCTCGATGACCTTTACATCGGCGCGGGACTCCATGGCGGCGGCCACCGCCAGGCCCACCCGTCCGCCGCCGGCTATCATGATTTTCTTGGCCGGTTTGGTGGAGGCCCCGAGGAAGCGGATGGCATCGCCCACCTCCCATTTTTTCACGGGCATGTGGATGACGTCCTCGGGGAGGATAACGTCATCGCCCGTGGGGATGATGACGGTGCCGTCCCTCTCGATGATGCCGATGAGGAACTTCTTGGGAGGCACCAGGTCGCGTATGCTTTTCAGGGGCTTGCCGGTGATGGCCGAGTCATTCGGCATCCGGAACCCCACGACCTTGATGAGGCCCTCCTCGAAGTCCTCCACATCGGTGGCGAAGGGAGTTTCCAGGAGGCGGACGACCGCCCCGGCCACCTCCATCTCGGGGCTGATGGCCGGGTCTATGTCCAGGTGCTCCTTGCTCAGGAGCTTCTCGTTGCGGAAATACTCGGGGTTGCGGAGGCGGGCTATCTTGCGGGGAATGGCGAACATGGCCTTGCCCAGCATGCAGGCTATCATGTTCGTCTCGTCGCTGTCGGTGACAGCCAGGAGGATGTCGGCGTTTTCCGCACCCGCTTCCTTGAGCCCGGAGGGCGAACACCCGTCGGCCACCACCGTGCCCACGTCCACCTCTTCGCTGATCCTTTCGAGCTTGGCCGCGTCGCGGTCCACCACCACCACGTCCTGTTTCTCCAGGGCCAGGAACTTGGTGACCTGGTAGCCCACCTCTCCGGCGCCGACGACAATTACGCGCATAGCTGATTATATATCACTTTTGCCTCTCCGGGCTCAACGGAGGAAAACCTCCGCCGCGGTGAAAAAGAGGACCGTCACGCTGATATAGCCGTTCATGTTGAAGAAGGCCATGTCCAGCCTGCTCAGGTCGTCGGCGCGCACCAAGGAGTGCTCGTAGAGGAAGAGGCCACCGACCACGAGGAGGCCTCCCCAGTACCAGGGGCCGAACCCGAAGAGCACGCCCGTGAGGGCCAGAAACCCCCAGGAAAGAAGATGCAGGAGGCGCGCCAGAAGGAGCGCCCTCTTTACGCCGAACCGCGCGGGCACCGAGAAAAGGCCCTCCTTTCTGTCGAACTCCACGTCCTGGAGGGCATAGAGGATGTCAAACCCCGGAAGCCAGAAGAAAACCGCCAGGGCCAGGGGGACGGCCCGCCAGTCGAAGGTTCCCCGGACGGCTATCCAGGCTCCCAGGGGAGCGGCCGAAAGCGCCAGCCCCAGGACGAAGTGGGAGGCCCACGTAAACCTCTTGGTAAGCGAATAGACGGCCAGGACCGCCACGGCGATGGGCGAGAGCTTCAGGCAGAGGGGGTTGAGCATGGCGGCAGCAAGCACCATCAGACCCAGCGAGACAAGAGAGAAGAAAAGCGCGTGCTGGGCACGTATCGTCCCGGAGGGAAGCTCCCGGGAACGGGTCCGGGGGTTTCTGGCGTCCACCTTCCGGTCTATGACCCTGTTCAGGCCCATGGCTCCGCTCCTGGCACCCACCATGGCGACGATAATCCACAGGAGCGTCCACCAGCGGGGAACTCCGCCCGCCGCGATGACGGCAGCCGTTAGGGCGAAGGGCAGAGCAAATACCGAATGGGCGACCTTGACCATCCGGAGGTACAGTGAAACGCTCTTGAGAATGCCGTTTTTCGGGCTCATGGCAAACTCTGATTATACCGCACCTCCGACGTCCCATCAAATGAAGGGGGGAAGCGGATGCCATTCGGGAAAAAGAAGTGCGCCTGCTCCTTCCGGGGAGGGGAAAGAAGGCAGGCGCACCGTTCATGGCGTCCCCCAGGGAGCGGAACGCCGGTAAACAAGTTGCGCAGTTTCTAAACTATACATGACCTCCCCCTGCCCTGTCAATTCCCTGTAAAAGATGCCCGGTATGACGTGGGTCATACCGGGCACGCCTCGGACCCGCTATAGTGGTGCTGTTTCTTGAGAGCGCGGCAGTTCACATGCATTCCACATCGGAGGAGGAGCTTTATGACAGCAGTGAGGCTCATGGTAACGGTTTTGTTTCTGGCACTGCCCTCCCTGGCCATTTCGGCACAGGAGAGCACCTGCATCAGCTGCCACAGGGAGATAACCCCCAATATCGTGGAGCAGCACCTCTCGGGCAAGATGGGAAAGAAGGGGCTTGACTGCTCCGTCTGCCACGGCTCCGAGCACACCTCGGCCGAGGACGTCCAGAAGGCCAAGATGCCCACCCCCGAGACCTGTGCTTCCTGCCACCAGAAGCAGGTGGCCCAGTACAAGGAAGGCAAGCACAGCCTCGCCTGGATAGCCATGAAGGCAATGCCCATGCTGAACCACCAGCCGAGCCCCATCGTGGCCGAAGGGTACAAGGGGTGCTCCGGCTGCCACAAGGTAGGGCTCAAATCCGCCGAGGAGCTCAAGCAGTACGCTTACGGAAGCGGGGCCTGCGACTCCTGCCACACCCGGCACACCTTCTCCGCGAAAGAAGCCCGCGACCCCAGGGCCTGCCAGACCTGCCACATGGGCTTTGACCATCCCCAGTGGGAGATGTGGTCCACCTCCAAGCACGGCACCATCTGGCAGATAGAGGGGCGGGGGAGCAAACGCGCCCCGACCTGCCAGACCTGCCACATGCCCGGCGGAGACCACGATGTGATGACGGCCTGGGGTTTTCTGGCTCTGAGGCTCCCGGAGCAGGACCCAGCGTGGATGGCCGACCGGGTGACCATACTGAAGGCCCTGGGCGTCCTGGACGCCGAGGGCAACCCGACCGAGAGGTTCGACGTGGTCAAGGCCGGCAAGGTGGCCCGCCTCACCAGGGAGGGGTTCCAGGAGCAGCGTGAGCAGATGCTCGGGGTCTGCTCCAACTGCCATAGCAGCTCCTTCGCCCGCGGACAGCTCGAGGCCGCCGACCAGATCGTTCGCGAGAGCGACCGCGTCCTGGCCCAGGCCATCAGAATCGTTAATGGGCTCTATGAGGACGGCATTCTTGCCAAGCCCGCCGGCTGGCACTACGCGCCGGACCTCCTTCAGTTCTACGAGGCCAAAAGCTCCGTGGAGCAGGACCTATTCCTCATGCTCCTTGAGTACCGCAATCGAGCCTTCCAGGGGGCCTTCCACTTCAACCCCGACTACATGCACTGGTACGGCTGGGCGCCCCTGAAGGAATCCCTGGCCAGGATAAGGGAGGACGCCGCGCAGATGAGAAGCGCGTCCGAAAAGAAATGACACCCCCGGCACATCCCTCAGGGAGGGGCCCCGCCCCCGCGGCCCCTCCCTTCCCATACTCCCCGCGGCCGATGGATTCATTGCCCCTCCCGGGCCCATAAAGGGATACGGACGGCTAGCCGGGATGCCTCCTTGCCATCTGCATCCCCCTCTTCAGCTGTCACCTGAGGCCTCAAGATATTAAAGTTGTTTATGAATGTATAGCATATAAGTCCCTGTTTTGACTAGATATGTTGTTCCTTGGCTCTCACGGGGTGGCGGCCATGAGCGCGGTTGTCCGCTCCCCGTCGCCGGGGGCCTGCCCCCCGGCCACCCATCACATGGGCCGGGAGATAACCTGCCCTCCCCTATGGGCGGTGAGAAATTCCCGCAAGCCCCGGTGCAGCAAACGCTCGGGGTTTCACCGACGTGGGGCTGGCCCCTCCGGTTGCCCGGCGCGCCGCAATTTATTTATATTAAAAGGTTAAGGAAAAACGTTTCCCCAGCAATGCAGAACTCCATAGTGATAAAGGGAGCCAGGGAGCATAACCTCAAGGGGATAGACCTGGTCATCCCCCGCAGCCGCATCACGGTCATCACGGGGCCATCGGGCTCGGGGAAGTCATCCCTGGCCATCGACACCATCTATGCAGAGGGCCAGAGGCGCTACGTCGAGAGCCTCTCGGCCTACGCCCGGCAGTTCCTGGAGCAGCTGCAGAAGCCAGACGTGGACTCCATGGAGGGCCTCTCCCCCTCCATCGCCATAACGCAGAGGACGGTGGCCAGGAGCCCCCGCTCCACGGTGGGCACCATCACCGAGATTTACGACTACATGCGGGTCCTGTACACGCGCATCGGCAAGGCCTTCTGCTACCGGTGCGGGGCGCCCATCACCAGCCAGGACGCCGAGACCATCATAGAGACGGTGATGGGGATGCCCGAAGGGAGCCGCATCCAGATACTGGCCCCCGTGGTCCGCGACAGGAAGGGGGAGTACAAGAGGGAGCTTCAGCAGATGCGGGCGGAGGGCTTCATCCGCGCCCGGATTGACGGAGAGATGACGGACCTCACCGGGGAGATAAGCCTGAAGAGGCATCAGCGGCACACCATAGAGGTCGTCATAGACCGGCTCATCATCAAGCCCAATGTCTCCCGCCCCCTGCGCGCGGCCATAGAGACGGCCCTGAAGTACGCCGACACGGTCATCATAAACCTGACGGACGAGGACCGGGACATCCCCCTGAGCAGGACCATGGCCTGCCCGCGCTGCGGCATCAGCTACCCGGAGATTACGCCCCGTTTCTTCTCCTTCAACAGCCGCCTGGGGGCCTGCCCTACGTGCCGTGGACTGGGATTTCAGGACCTCTGGGAGGACGGCGAAGACGAGTCCCCCGAGGAGCTCAGGCCCTGCAGGACCTGTGGAGGACTCCGCCTGAGGAAGGAGGCCCTGCACATCAGGGTGGGCGGCATCAATATCGGGGAGTTTTCCCGCAAGCCGGCCGAGGGGGCTCTCCGTTTTATCCGGGACCTCTCCCTGAGCGAACGGGAACGCACCATCGGGGCGCGCATCCTCGCCGAAGTGCAGGACAGGCTCACCTTCCTGGGCAAGGTCGGCCTGGGCTACCTCACCCTGGACAGGCCCTCCATGACCCTTTCGGGAGGCGAGGCCCAGAGGATACGGATTGCCACCCAGATGGGCTCCTCTCTTACGGGGGTGCTCTACGTCCTGGACGAGCCCAGCATCGGGCTTCATCCCCGAGACTGCACCCGCATGCTCGAGAGCCTCTCGTCCATCCGAGACAGGGGAAACACCGTCATCGTGGTGGAGCACGACGAGGAGACCATGCGGTGGGCCGACCACATCGTGGACATGGGCCCCGGGGCCGGGGTGCGGGGGGGATGGGTGGTGGCCGCGGGAAGCCCCTCGGAGGTGGAGCGGGAAGCGCAATCGGCGACGGGGAGGTTCCTCTCCGGAGAGCAGGGCATCCCCCTTCCCCCTCGGCGCCGGACCCCCGCGGGCTACCTGGAGATAACGGGAGCGGCGGAGTTCAACCTCAAGAACCTGGCCGTCGACGTCCCCCTGGGGGTCTTCGTCTGTGTCTCCGGCGTCTCGGGCTCCGGCAAGAGCACCCTCGTCTTCGAGGTCCTTTTCAAGGCTTTGAGGAGGCACCTCGGCCGAAGAGGCGTCCCGGGGAAGCACCGCCGCAGGATAAAGCGCGTCAAGGGGATGGAGAACATCGACCGCGTCATTTGCGTGGAACAGGCCCCCCTGGGACGGACGCCCCGTTCCAACCCGGCCACCTACTCGGGGGTATTCACCCTCATCCGGGAGCTGTTCGCCCGGCTTCCGGACTCCCGGGTGCGGGGGTACAAGGCCTCGCGGTTCAGCTTCAACGTCGAGGGGGGCCGTTGCGAGACCTGCCACGGCGACGGGATGAGGAAAGTGGAGATGCACTTCCTTCCCGACGCCTTCGTCCCCTGCGACACCTGCGGCGGCAAG is a window from the Nitrospirota bacterium genome containing:
- the trkA gene encoding Trk system potassium transporter TrkA, which codes for MRVIVVGAGEVGYQVTKFLALEKQDVVVVDRDAAKLERISEEVDVGTVVADGCSPSGLKEAGAENADILLAVTDSDETNMIACMLGKAMFAIPRKIARLRNPEYFRNEKLLSKEHLDIDPAISPEMEVAGAVVRLLETPFATDVEDFEEGLIKVVGFRMPNDSAITGKPLKSIRDLVPPKKFLIGIIERDGTVIIPTGDDVILPEDVIHMPVKKWEVGDAIRFLGASTKPAKKIMIAGGGRVGLAVAAAMESRADVKVIERDAGRSKFISRSLRKAIVLHGDGSDEALLKEENIADMDAFVSVSNNEELNIMSSLLAKRLGAKKTITIVNRPDYLALARGLGLQAVLSPRVITASSILKYVRRGDILSITSVADDKAEILEARIGGSSALINKQLKDVRLPKSALVGAIVREDNKIIIPSGQDTVHEGDKLIFFTLRESIKNVESLLE
- a CDS encoding UbiA-like polyprenyltransferase; this encodes MSPKNGILKSVSLYLRMVKVAHSVFALPFALTAAVIAAGGVPRWWTLLWIIVAMVGARSGAMGLNRVIDRKVDARNPRTRSRELPSGTIRAQHALFFSLVSLGLMVLAAAMLNPLCLKLSPIAVAVLAVYSLTKRFTWASHFVLGLALSAAPLGAWIAVRGTFDWRAVPLALAVFFWLPGFDILYALQDVEFDRKEGLFSVPARFGVKRALLLARLLHLLSWGFLALTGVLFGFGPWYWGGLLVVGGLFLYEHSLVRADDLSRLDMAFFNMNGYISVTVLFFTAAEVFLR
- a CDS encoding multiheme c-type cytochrome, encoding MTAVRLMVTVLFLALPSLAISAQESTCISCHREITPNIVEQHLSGKMGKKGLDCSVCHGSEHTSAEDVQKAKMPTPETCASCHQKQVAQYKEGKHSLAWIAMKAMPMLNHQPSPIVAEGYKGCSGCHKVGLKSAEELKQYAYGSGACDSCHTRHTFSAKEARDPRACQTCHMGFDHPQWEMWSTSKHGTIWQIEGRGSKRAPTCQTCHMPGGDHDVMTAWGFLALRLPEQDPAWMADRVTILKALGVLDAEGNPTERFDVVKAGKVARLTREGFQEQREQMLGVCSNCHSSSFARGQLEAADQIVRESDRVLAQAIRIVNGLYEDGILAKPAGWHYAPDLLQFYEAKSSVEQDLFLMLLEYRNRAFQGAFHFNPDYMHWYGWAPLKESLARIREDAAQMRSASEKK
- the uvrA gene encoding excinuclease ABC subunit UvrA, with amino-acid sequence MQNSIVIKGAREHNLKGIDLVIPRSRITVITGPSGSGKSSLAIDTIYAEGQRRYVESLSAYARQFLEQLQKPDVDSMEGLSPSIAITQRTVARSPRSTVGTITEIYDYMRVLYTRIGKAFCYRCGAPITSQDAETIIETVMGMPEGSRIQILAPVVRDRKGEYKRELQQMRAEGFIRARIDGEMTDLTGEISLKRHQRHTIEVVIDRLIIKPNVSRPLRAAIETALKYADTVIINLTDEDRDIPLSRTMACPRCGISYPEITPRFFSFNSRLGACPTCRGLGFQDLWEDGEDESPEELRPCRTCGGLRLRKEALHIRVGGINIGEFSRKPAEGALRFIRDLSLSERERTIGARILAEVQDRLTFLGKVGLGYLTLDRPSMTLSGGEAQRIRIATQMGSSLTGVLYVLDEPSIGLHPRDCTRMLESLSSIRDRGNTVIVVEHDEETMRWADHIVDMGPGAGVRGGWVVAAGSPSEVEREAQSATGRFLSGEQGIPLPPRRRTPAGYLEITGAAEFNLKNLAVDVPLGVFVCVSGVSGSGKSTLVFEVLFKALRRHLGRRGVPGKHRRRIKRVKGMENIDRVICVEQAPLGRTPRSNPATYSGVFTLIRELFARLPDSRVRGYKASRFSFNVEGGRCETCHGDGMRKVEMHFLPDAFVPCDTCGGKRYNKETLDIRYRDKSIADVLAMTVSEARTFFEAVPPLRQKLEILEDVGLGYVPLGQPAPTLSGGEAQRMRLSRELGKKSTGKTLYILDEPTTGLHFVDIEMLLGVLNTLVERGNTVLVIEHNLDILKSADYIIDLGPEGGERGGRLVAFGTPEEVARSRASHTGSFLKRKLGPARRVNRHAK